AGGTATCATTCCCTGCTGGTTTGTCCCGGCCCGGACACTCCCTTTCGGATCACGGCCCGCACCGACCGGGACGAGGTCATGGCCCTTGAGTTTTCGGATCGCCCCTGGTTCGGAGTCCAGTTCCATCCGGAATCGGTCTTGAGCCCGGACGGTCCGGCCATCGTCCACAACTTTACCGCCCTGTGCAAACCATGAGGAACAGATCATGTACACCGTCCGCCCGATACTCGAAGCCATCGTCGAAAACCGGTCCCTCTCCCAGGATCTGGTCCGCGAGGCCTTCGAGGCCATGCTCACCGGTCGCCTGACCGAGGCCCAGAGCGGGGCGCTGCTCCTGGGCCTCCGTGCCCGGGGGGAGACCTCCGAGGAACTCTCGGCTGCCGTGGAGGCTGCGCTGGGCCAGGCCGTTCTAGTCACCGGACTCACCGGCGACCGTATCGACACCTGTGGAACCGGAGGGGACTGCCGCAACAGCTTCAACTGCTCCACGGCCGTGGCCCTCTTCCTGGCCGACATGGGCTACGCCGTGGTCAAGCACGGAAACCGGGCCGTATCCAGCGCCTGCGGCAGCGCCGACGCCATCGAGGCTCTGGGGCTGCCCATGACCACCACCCCGGCCGAGGCGGCCGAAGAGCTCAAAAAACGCAATTTTGCCTTTCTCTTTGCCCCCCATTTCCATCCTGCCTTCAGACACGTGGCCCCCATCCGCAAGGCCCTGGGAATCAGAACCCTCTTCAACCTCATGGGACCGCTTCTAAATCCGGCCCGGCCCACCCACCAGATCCTGGGGGTTCCCGACATGCGCTTCGCCCCCATGATGGCCGAAGTCCTGGCCGCTCAGGGTCTCAAACGGGCCGCCGTGGTCCACGGGGCCGGGGGTTACGACGAACTCAGCCCCTGCGGCGAGTCGTCCATCGTCTTTGTCGAAGACGGCCAAACCCGTCGGGATCGAATTCAC
This DNA window, taken from Deltaproteobacteria bacterium, encodes the following:
- a CDS encoding aminodeoxychorismate/anthranilate synthase component II, which encodes RYHSLLVCPGPDTPFRITARTDRDEVMALEFSDRPWFGVQFHPESVLSPDGPAIVHNFTALCKP
- the trpD gene encoding anthranilate phosphoribosyltransferase — protein: MYTVRPILEAIVENRSLSQDLVREAFEAMLTGRLTEAQSGALLLGLRARGETSEELSAAVEAALGQAVLVTGLTGDRIDTCGTGGDCRNSFNCSTAVALFLADMGYAVVKHGNRAVSSACGSADAIEALGLPMTTTPAEAAEELKKRNFAFLFAPHFHPAFRHVAPIRKALGIRTLFNLMGPLLNPARPTHQILGVPDMRFAPMMAEVLAAQGLKRAAVVHGAGGYDELSPCGESSIVFVEDGQTRRDRIHPKTFGLPEACPEDLECPTKETAVAALKKLLSGQGAAGMASMVTLNLGLAIHLLEPSMTLEESVALAWETVARGLRKELDHA